A portion of the Gammaproteobacteria bacterium genome contains these proteins:
- a CDS encoding type IV secretion protein IcmB, giving the protein MNIVDRLLNNVDSLLAWFASGIKTSCEDYCEIESADSEFSLVARDGSLVSLISIEGVSRLIGTDEFNQIHAGLTQTLQTSLGRRGHSFQVVFSYDRAKAMQQISEMLTPAKATAQRLQLSLNDLFAEREKVISSYCAKETMYFVLWTYPTSLAQEQQNKAQKDKIKAINDSKYPKPLNAQNIIAAIPDIRNAHESFARSMVNDLTALGIYCKLLEVHEALHSIRILSEPEHTGKDWRAVLPGDRVPPRVLANGKYAELSGLLFPRLAQQIFPRDAEAVDIRTVRVGDTIYSPIFIDLFPQEVKGFLTLFNRVLPTQVPWRIAYQLDSSGLDAVRFKAMISSILSFASKHNNLISDATKMLQHLEVNSDTPVVKLRVTLTTWAPADNIRLLRIRTAELVKAVQGWGACEVAELCGDAFGGFVSTLPAVSTSSVANTAAAPLNEVVTMLPFTRPASTWTYGSLIFRSPDGKPWPFQPGSSQQTTWIDLLYARPGSGKSVLSNALNLGLCLSAGVKRLPRIAIIDVGPSSSGFISLLKEALPRNQQHLVGYHRLRMTPEFAINPLDTQLGNRFPTPQERSFLVNLVTLLVTPLGAQRPYDGISDMAGLVLDELYKIYADTGKPRLYTPGMLFDVDEVLADISFIKDTHTTWWEITDALFTAGFVHEASLAQRYAVPLLADAAAICRTTAVEDLYGQVQAPTGESLVKAFGRMISSAVREYPIIASVTQFDLGESRIVSLDLDEVAKSGGDAADRQTAVMYMLARYVLANHYYLTEENAKNMPELYQAYHRERIAEIREDAKRIVYDEFHRTSKAASVRDQVIIDMREGRKWNVQIALISQSVDDFDSVMVEFATSIYIMDAGPEQSIRKATEIFGLSETARIALKTRVHGPRAGGATFLAQFATKLGMNTQLLTSTVGPIELWAFSTTTEDVELRNRLYTRIGPVEARRVLANLFPSGTVKPIVEDRLVKAKESSAMIEDIDNIGIIEELMSEILLAYSANPDVKKLSVL; this is encoded by the coding sequence ATGAATATTGTCGATAGACTTCTCAATAATGTTGATTCGCTTCTTGCGTGGTTTGCTAGCGGAATAAAAACCTCATGCGAAGATTATTGTGAAATAGAAAGTGCAGACAGCGAATTTAGCTTGGTGGCTAGAGATGGATCTTTAGTTTCATTGATTAGTATAGAAGGCGTTAGTCGGTTAATTGGTACAGATGAGTTTAATCAGATTCATGCAGGTTTAACGCAAACATTACAAACTTCATTAGGTCGTCGTGGACATTCTTTTCAAGTAGTGTTTAGCTACGATCGCGCAAAAGCAATGCAACAAATCAGTGAAATGTTAACACCTGCCAAGGCAACTGCTCAGCGTCTACAATTGTCGTTAAATGATTTATTCGCGGAACGTGAGAAAGTCATTTCTAGTTATTGCGCTAAAGAAACGATGTATTTTGTGTTATGGACTTATCCAACAAGCTTGGCGCAAGAGCAGCAAAATAAAGCGCAAAAAGACAAAATAAAGGCAATTAATGACAGTAAATATCCGAAGCCGCTGAATGCACAAAATATTATTGCTGCTATCCCAGATATTCGCAATGCGCATGAATCGTTTGCGCGCTCTATGGTGAATGATTTGACTGCCTTAGGGATTTATTGCAAGTTATTAGAAGTGCATGAGGCTTTACACAGCATCCGCATACTGAGTGAGCCAGAACATACTGGAAAAGATTGGCGTGCTGTATTGCCTGGAGATCGCGTTCCTCCGCGTGTTCTTGCCAATGGAAAATATGCAGAACTTTCAGGATTATTATTTCCTAGATTAGCGCAACAAATTTTTCCTCGAGATGCAGAGGCGGTTGATATTCGCACGGTTCGTGTTGGAGATACTATTTATAGTCCTATATTTATTGATTTATTTCCGCAAGAAGTAAAAGGATTTCTTACTTTATTTAACCGAGTACTACCTACGCAAGTTCCTTGGCGTATTGCTTATCAATTAGATAGTTCAGGTTTAGATGCTGTTCGGTTCAAAGCAATGATTTCAAGTATTTTAAGTTTTGCCTCAAAACATAATAATTTAATCAGTGATGCAACCAAGATGTTGCAGCATCTTGAAGTAAATTCTGATACTCCAGTGGTAAAGTTGCGGGTGACATTAACTACTTGGGCTCCAGCAGATAATATTCGTTTACTGCGTATCAGAACAGCGGAACTGGTTAAAGCAGTGCAAGGCTGGGGAGCCTGTGAAGTGGCGGAGTTATGTGGTGATGCATTTGGTGGTTTTGTTTCTACTTTACCCGCAGTGAGTACGTCGAGTGTAGCGAATACGGCGGCCGCGCCCCTAAATGAAGTTGTTACGATGCTGCCATTTACCCGCCCTGCATCAACCTGGACCTATGGTTCTCTTATTTTTCGTTCACCAGATGGCAAACCATGGCCATTTCAACCAGGATCTAGCCAACAAACTACGTGGATTGACTTGCTTTATGCGCGTCCAGGTTCAGGTAAGTCTGTTTTGTCGAATGCATTAAATTTGGGATTATGTTTATCGGCAGGGGTGAAGCGTCTACCAAGAATTGCCATTATTGATGTGGGGCCTTCGAGTAGTGGATTCATTTCGTTGCTAAAAGAAGCGTTACCACGAAATCAACAGCATCTTGTGGGGTACCATCGTTTAAGAATGACCCCTGAGTTTGCGATTAATCCTTTAGATACGCAACTTGGCAATCGTTTTCCAACACCGCAAGAACGCAGCTTTTTAGTGAATTTAGTGACGCTTCTTGTCACGCCATTGGGGGCTCAGCGTCCTTACGATGGAATATCTGATATGGCGGGGTTGGTGCTTGACGAATTATATAAAATATATGCTGACACAGGTAAACCACGGCTTTATACGCCAGGCATGTTGTTCGATGTTGATGAAGTCTTGGCTGATATTAGTTTCATTAAAGATACACACACCACTTGGTGGGAAATAACCGACGCGTTATTTACTGCAGGGTTTGTTCATGAAGCTTCTTTAGCGCAGCGTTATGCAGTTCCTTTGCTGGCTGATGCAGCGGCGATTTGTCGTACAACAGCTGTAGAAGATTTATACGGTCAAGTACAAGCTCCCACGGGCGAATCTTTAGTAAAAGCATTTGGTCGTATGATTTCAAGTGCAGTACGCGAATATCCTATCATCGCGTCAGTAACGCAATTTGACTTAGGCGAATCCAGGATAGTTTCTTTAGATTTAGATGAAGTTGCGAAGAGCGGTGGTGATGCGGCGGATAGGCAAACAGCAGTGATGTATATGTTGGCCCGTTATGTGTTGGCGAATCATTACTATTTAACTGAAGAAAATGCAAAAAATATGCCAGAGCTGTACCAGGCATACCATCGTGAGAGAATTGCGGAAATACGCGAAGATGCTAAACGTATTGTCTATGACGAATTTCATCGCACCTCAAAAGCGGCGTCGGTCCGTGATCAGGTAATTATAGATATGCGTGAAGGTCGAAAATGGAATGTGCAGATTGCATTAATTTCGCAATCAGTCGATGACTTTGATTCTGTGATGGTTGAGTTCGCTACTTCAATTTATATTATGGATGCAGGTCCTGAACAATCGATTCGCAAAGCCACAGAAATATTTGGTTTAAGTGAAACAGCAAGAATTGCGCTTAAAACTCGGGTGCATGGTCCACGAGCCGGGGGCGCAACATTCTTAGCACAATTTGCAACAAAGCTTGGAATGAACACTCAATTACTCACAAGTACAGTGGGTCCAATTGAATTATGGGCATTCAGTACAACGACAGAAGACGTAGAGTTGCGCAATCGTTTATATACCCGTATAGGGCCCGTAGAAGCTCGCCGAGTTCTGGCGAACCTTTTTCCTTCAGGAACGGTTAAGCCTATTGTGGAAGATCGTTTGGTTAAAGCAAAAGAAAGTTCTGCGATGATTGAAGATATTGATAATATTGGTATTATCGAAGAATTAATGTCAGAAATTTTATTGGCTTATAGCGCTAACCCTGATGTGAAAAAGTTATCGGTGTTGTAA
- a CDS encoding type IV secretion protein IcmK, with amino-acid sequence MVNKIQTGLLSFILLVTAPMVFAQATEDAGSSVDQFKQWLQEQDQKNEASLKQYQAPAKDPEKDAGESDIAKAAFSQLLGRTMPMTPDQIHDFKKAVDTTQRAVAIPANAPPKPMSSTLLVSLAPGEQPPAIKMSQGFISSLVFVDASGAAWPIQAYDLGNSQAFNVQWDKTTNVMMIQPLQPYTYANLAVRLKGLAPPVMLTLVPGQSVVDYRVDVTVMGQGPNSSGMESRAGLPKDASAALLGVLDGIPPEGSKAMTVSDGSGEAWLSQGVMYFRSRYTVLSPAWLDSMQSPDGMHAYQLPVTPLLLISKLGKPVEVGIQGD; translated from the coding sequence GTGGTCAATAAAATACAAACAGGACTGTTGAGTTTTATTCTGCTTGTGACAGCGCCTATGGTATTTGCCCAAGCGACTGAAGATGCAGGTTCTTCAGTAGACCAATTTAAACAATGGTTGCAAGAACAAGATCAAAAGAATGAAGCGTCATTAAAGCAGTATCAAGCTCCTGCGAAAGATCCAGAAAAAGATGCTGGTGAAAGTGATATTGCAAAAGCAGCTTTTAGTCAGTTGTTAGGTAGAACTATGCCGATGACGCCGGATCAGATACATGATTTTAAAAAAGCGGTCGATACAACACAACGCGCAGTAGCGATACCTGCAAACGCGCCACCTAAGCCTATGTCGTCCACACTTTTAGTGAGTCTTGCGCCTGGAGAGCAACCGCCAGCGATTAAGATGTCACAGGGATTTATTAGTTCTTTGGTTTTTGTAGATGCCTCAGGAGCCGCTTGGCCTATTCAAGCCTATGATCTTGGGAATTCACAAGCTTTTAATGTGCAATGGGATAAAACGACTAATGTGATGATGATTCAACCGTTACAGCCGTATACCTATGCTAATTTAGCCGTTCGCTTAAAAGGTTTAGCACCGCCAGTGATGTTGACCCTCGTTCCGGGGCAATCGGTGGTGGATTATCGTGTTGATGTGACCGTGATGGGGCAGGGGCCTAATAGTTCAGGCATGGAGAGTCGAGCAGGGTTACCAAAAGATGCAAGTGCCGCTTTATTGGGGGTGCTTGATGGTATTCCCCCAGAGGGAAGTAAAGCGATGACAGTTTCTGATGGTTCGGGTGAAGCTTGGTTGAGTCAAGGAGTAATGTATTTTAGATCAAGGTACACTGTGCTTTCCCCAGCTTGGTTGGATAGTATGCAAAGTCCTGATGGCATGCACGCGTATCAACTCCCCGTGACGCCATTACTATTGATTTCAAAGTTGGGCAAGCCAGTTGAAGTTGGAATACAAGGTGATTGA
- the icmJ gene encoding type IVB secretion system protein IcmJDotN: MRPLSLQASPANWQKFIARRLSPSFRKLAEKIWQRDRYTCQYCDFQAKKYMDVINHDQNYENNKAANLVTACGFCSQCFFLESIGLDDMSGGQLIFLPEISQEHLNSFCHVIFCAMNSKTEYQDNAQIIYRNLKARNKPIEAILGEGGSDPRKLGAILVEYQSLPNPKTLQPFLKDVRLLPLQVKFGKQLDVWAKSAMSKMAVLS, from the coding sequence ATGCGACCACTGTCATTACAAGCAAGCCCTGCAAATTGGCAAAAATTTATTGCACGTCGCCTAAGTCCTAGTTTTCGAAAACTTGCCGAGAAAATTTGGCAGAGAGACCGCTATACATGTCAGTACTGTGATTTCCAAGCAAAAAAATATATGGATGTTATTAATCACGATCAAAACTATGAAAACAATAAAGCGGCTAATTTAGTAACCGCGTGTGGGTTTTGTTCGCAGTGTTTTTTTTTAGAATCGATTGGACTGGACGATATGAGTGGCGGGCAACTCATTTTTCTACCTGAAATTTCCCAAGAACATTTAAATAGTTTTTGCCATGTTATTTTTTGCGCCATGAATAGTAAAACGGAATACCAAGATAATGCGCAAATTATCTATAGAAATTTGAAAGCGCGGAATAAACCAATAGAGGCAATTTTGGGAGAGGGTGGTTCAGACCCAAGAAAACTGGGAGCGATACTTGTCGAGTATCAATCGCTTCCTAATCCAAAAACGCTGCAGCCTTTTTTAAAAGATGTGCGTTTGCTGCCATTACAAGTGAAATTTGGTAAACAACTGGATGTGTGGGCGAAATCTGCAATGAGTAAAATGGCTGTGTTATCCTAG
- a CDS encoding type IV secretion protein IcmD, with protein sequence MKNQLKNSVAEWLKAVFVLFVMAGVLFSGAAYAGSTADIGTVADNVTATFDSMAKLITAASYIAGLGFAVASILKFKAHKDNPQQITVGVPIALMFVAAALIFLPSFFEVAGNTLFDDGGTSAGISGVTSFGS encoded by the coding sequence ATGAAAAATCAGCTTAAAAATAGTGTTGCGGAATGGTTAAAAGCGGTGTTCGTTTTATTTGTGATGGCAGGAGTACTTTTTTCTGGTGCTGCTTATGCAGGCTCAACAGCAGATATAGGAACGGTTGCGGATAATGTCACCGCTACCTTTGACAGTATGGCTAAATTGATTACGGCGGCTTCTTATATCGCGGGGTTAGGGTTTGCGGTTGCCTCTATTTTGAAATTTAAAGCGCATAAAGATAATCCACAACAAATCACTGTCGGTGTGCCGATTGCACTCATGTTTGTTGCTGCTGCACTTATTTTCTTGCCGTCTTTTTTCGAGGTTGCTGGAAATACATTGTTCGATGACGGCGGAACATCGGCAGGTATATCAGGTGTTACAAGCTTTGGTTCCTAA
- a CDS encoding type IV secretion protein IcmC — MAANFLIALILPLFLSACGSVPDASSLDIEQMIVNLAKTMPSLLAMFTAGAYVLGFTLVLKGIYKLKEYGEMRTSMSSQTNLWPPLITITVGTILIFFVSGYQIGLQTLFGYSSPLTYSSDTSSTDALVSSVVLIMQVVGVIAFIRGLLLLNSAGGHGAQPGSIGKGLTFVVGGLLAINIYGTWEVLVNTLVG; from the coding sequence ATGGCAGCTAATTTTTTAATTGCACTTATTTTACCATTATTTCTGAGCGCTTGCGGCTCCGTGCCCGATGCTTCGTCTCTCGATATTGAACAAATGATTGTCAATCTTGCTAAGACGATGCCTAGTCTCTTAGCAATGTTCACCGCGGGTGCTTATGTTCTGGGGTTTACATTGGTACTTAAAGGTATCTATAAGCTAAAAGAGTACGGTGAAATGCGCACGTCCATGTCAAGTCAAACCAATCTTTGGCCGCCATTGATTACTATAACCGTGGGTACTATTCTGATTTTTTTCGTTTCCGGATACCAGATCGGCTTGCAGACATTATTTGGCTATTCATCACCGCTTACCTATTCTTCAGATACAAGCAGTACGGACGCTTTAGTATCCTCAGTAGTCTTAATTATGCAGGTAGTCGGAGTGATTGCGTTCATTCGCGGACTGCTTTTGTTGAATAGTGCAGGAGGGCATGGCGCTCAGCCGGGGAGCATTGGAAAAGGATTGACGTTTGTTGTGGGCGGGTTATTAGCCATTAACATTTATGGAACATGGGAAGTACTCGTTAATACCTTAGTGGGCTAA
- a CDS encoding type IVB secretion system apparatus protein IcmL/DotI: protein MTDESLELIRLRNNFYRDNYRRVMKLLLIMSLVMVVLVLTMAYLFTHRSEPKYFATTQSGRVLQLVPLSNPMLSTEALLNWASQVAMGAYTYNFANYRQKIQMQEINFTSDAWQQFLTQLKDSGNIQAVDQRKINVSAVISGAPVVAYQGMLDGRYAWKVQVPLLVSFVSASDRFQKNYMVTMVIVRISTVQNQNGVAVAQFIVSG, encoded by the coding sequence ATGACGGACGAGTCACTTGAGCTAATACGGCTTAGGAATAACTTTTATCGGGACAATTATCGTCGTGTGATGAAATTATTGCTGATTATGTCATTAGTGATGGTTGTTTTGGTGCTCACCATGGCATATTTGTTTACACATAGATCAGAGCCGAAATATTTCGCAACGACGCAGTCTGGGCGAGTGTTACAATTGGTGCCTTTGAGTAATCCTATGTTGTCGACAGAAGCATTGCTAAATTGGGCGAGTCAAGTCGCCATGGGGGCATATACGTACAACTTTGCCAATTATCGACAAAAAATACAGATGCAAGAAATTAATTTTACTAGCGATGCTTGGCAACAATTTTTGACGCAGTTAAAAGATTCAGGCAATATACAGGCTGTTGATCAAAGAAAGATCAATGTTAGCGCTGTTATTTCAGGTGCTCCTGTGGTCGCTTATCAAGGGATGTTGGATGGGCGATATGCTTGGAAAGTGCAAGTGCCTTTGTTGGTCAGTTTTGTCAGTGCGAGTGATCGTTTTCAAAAGAATTATATGGTTACCATGGTGATTGTACGCATTTCCACAGTACAAAATCAGAATGGTGTTGCTGTGGCGCAATTTATTGTGAGTGGTTAA